GTTGAATCCGGGGTTCCGCAAATGAAGGACATATTTTTCAACGCACACAGAGATGCTAAATGCAATCCATTCGAGCGACTCTTGTCGATTCCTGTCATTCACAAACCACCTTCTGACTTTGATACCATCTCCGCAGAGTTCTTCAAGAGGATCGGAGACAAGCCTTACAGTACGTTTTCTTCTTCCGCATCATTACCTTCAGGCACTTCAAACAAAAAGAGGCGCAGAGAGTACTATGACTTTGATCAGCCAAAGGCCAAAAAGGACAGAGAAGTCACGTTTGCGGCAGACGAATACTCCCGTCCCAGCGTAAAGTACGACGACCTCTAGGTCACCACACTCttaatttttaaaacacTCGACTTTACACTCCTTTCATCAATCCCTTGTCCATTTAAACCATGCCTTTTGCCGGTTTTTGTCTCTCCTAGGTCAATGTCTAACACGAGGGCCCTGAGGCTCGCCTACGACCATTTGTGCGAGGCTGAGGACAAGATTCTCAGAGAATTGAAGGAGCTCGAAGGCGTAGCACACACCCACCTGAAATCCACCCAGGAAACCTTCAGCTCCTCCCCTCTGGTGGACGTCCAGGTGAATATCGACGGAAAACTCGACGAAATCGCAAGTTTTGGAGACAAACTCAAGGTGGCAGCCAATGAAAGCAACGGGGCGCTCAGAAATCTGAGATGTGGAATCAAAATCATAGAAACGGTCACGGCGCTCTACAACTCGGCCTCCAAGATTCTCGCAAGCTTCAAAGACGGTCCGTCAGACGAAGATGTGAGGAGCTACATCAACTCTGTGGAGCTTGCCAAGGCGAACGGGCACTGGGATAACGTCTACATGGTCATATCCAGGGGTCACATTGGAGATGTTGTCTCGTCACTGCGTAAGCTTACGCTCGAGACTCTGCGATCCAAAGCGGCAGTCCCGGATTCAAAGCTGCTGACAAAGTTTGCCGTAGCACTAGGAATTGAAAAGGAAGCCTACCAAGCGCATTTAACCTCGGCGAAATCAGACACTGCAACCAAGAGCTCAAAGCTCTACAGCGGAACTACACTGAAAAATGAGTGTTCAACGCTAGCCAGAGTTGTCCATAATGCTGAAAAAATGTTACTGGAGCAGGCATCCATCGTTCGTGAAGAGCTAGGGTCAGTCTATTACATCGAATTCTGTCGCGAGATCCACAGTGATACATCCAGAGAAGCTGTTGCTATACTAACAGAGTTCATAAAGACAAACTTTGGAGAAGACTTTAACCTTGAACAAATTCTAACCACTATTGAACCTGACGAAACCAAGGACGAAAAACTGTTGGATACAATGGCAGGACTCAGCTCACTCTGGAACGAATTTGAAGCTGCTCTAAAGGAATCAACGAGTCCAGTTTATGCCAAACTATTAGTCACATTGGGGAACGTAAGTGACGAATTTTCAAACGATGGACTAGTACAGCTCAGCCCAGCCACAAAACTCATCCAATCCATTTTGGCAATTTATGTAAAACTGGAACACTCCTTCGCCACCAAATCTGTTGAAAATGCAATAGCAATAGAAGATGCCATTGATTTTACTCCAGAATATGCTGATTCTGCCTCTACAAGTACCATTGTAGATgacacatttttcattttgcaaaaatcGCAACATCGAGCCATAGGAACAGGGGACATACAAGCGGCGTGTGCAATTTTAAATCAAGTCTCCTCAATCATATCGAGTGAACTAAAGGAAGCACTATTCCGAAACCTGCTGGAAAGTCAATCTATTTACGAAATCTGGGTCCAAGATATTGAAAGCATGTCCAGCGATTCGTGGTACACTGTGCTAGAAGACCACTTTAAAAGATCCAAAATTAACACCCCAGAGACCATTAGTTCCAAATACAGCTTTACACATTGTTTGAGCAATATAGAAGAGAGTTTGAATCTCTTGATAAAGTTCAAGAAGGAAGTGTGCGAGTGTTTTAACGTTGCATTTTTAAATGGTGAGTTATGCATATGTTGCAATCTCCATACAGACGGTAAAGACACAAATCTTGTGGTAGAAAATACCGTACAAGCACTAGATTTAGTCAAGGGAGAACTCGAACAGTTGCAGAATGACGCCTGCAATTGCGCACTAAATATCCTCAAGGTTTGTTTCTTTTCCCTCGTGCAAAAAGTATAGGAAAATATGACTGAGCCACTAAATGTATTCTCCAGAATAGActttgatataaatgaagAAACATATACGGAATACCAGGACGATGAGCCATTCCTCAGTGAACTTGTCACTGTTTTGCACGCAACCTTCACTCACATTGAAAGATACTATTCACCACAAATTGGATCCAAGTGCATAAATAACCTCATTGAAAGGATATGCAAATATTTGGAAACGACCACTCTGAACAAAAAATTTAGCATTTATGGAGCAGTCTATTTCGACGAGACAATTCGATCCCTCATGTCTACATGTTCAAGTCACGACCAAAAGATACGCAAACGGTTTGCAAATTTACTCCAAATAAGTGATGTTTTGAATGTCTCGAGCATCGATGAGGTGCAGGTCTTCAAGGGTATGTTGAATTTTTAATGTAAACATTTTCACAGATAGCGGAGACTATTCAATTGATGTAGATAAATACGTTTCACTAAGGGTAGATTTGGCTacagatgatgaagaaagtATGTAAATATTATGATAAATTAATGTTGAATCTGCTTTATAGtattttgcgatatctGGAGTCCATAGTGAAGTGTGTATATGCCAAGTGGAATGAGGGAGGTTGTCTTGTTCCTCTTGGCGATCTCCAGTTGGTGGTCAAGAGTGTGAGAAATTGAGTTCTTGAACCCTTTAAATATGCGATAATTATTCTCCAGTCCGTCTTGGTGGAATGTCAAGTCGAAGAGTGCCATTTTGTGGTCAGTGTCCAGATCAGAGTCTCCATGAGTGTAAGTGGAGTAATAGTCTGTGGAAGTAATGTACTCTATCATGTCCTTTACAGGTTTATGGTCTTCACAAGTGTCAAAGAATCCCTCAAGGGACTTTACTGCAGTATTCACAGCCCTCTTGCACTCATCCTCATCAGACAGAGTTTCACAAAAGCCGAGTTTGGAGCTCCTCCAAGTCTTGATCTCCTTCTTGAGAGCCTTGCAAGTGTTTATCTTGGTACCTCTGTAGACGTCAGAGTACTTTTTATCCAGTTTCTCAAGGGAGTTTGCAGTCAGTTGTACAGTGTCCAGTTCCttaatgtacaaaaatGGCAGGTCTTCACTACTGCTATGCTCATCCAGAGGTACATTCACAAGAGACTTTGTAGCCCTGAGTTGGTATACCAGCCACTTTTGTCTATACTCCTGGTACAGTCTCTCCCTCAAAAGGTTCAACTGGTGTCTGCTTCTGGGTATCTCAATTTCGGGACTATTGAGAGAAGCGTTGAAGGAGAGGTCTACCTGAATCTTGCCAAAGTGTTTCCACAGTTGTCTAGAGTTGGTGAATCCCCTCGAGAATGGCTTGTCAACTGGTCTCAGACGGACAATCTCACTCATCTCAAACAGGATGGAGCGTCTGAGGTAGTAGTAAAAGAGAGTGGTGTCAGTGATCACAGTGTTGGCGTACCAAGAGTGCCAAAGCATCTCCCTGTTCAAATCACCAAAGTAGTCACTAGACTTTGTCAGGAGGTCATCTGAATGGCACCCAAGTAGAGTGAATGAGATGTGATCCATGATGGCAGAGACACTTCTGTTTGGACCATTGAGTATAGGAGTAAAGTCCAGAGTGCCTCTGAATGAGCTGATGAGACTCTTTGGCATTGTGCTGAACGGGTAGACGTTCTGTCTAATACCAGAGTAAGAACTAGTGGTGTCCAGGTCTGAGAATATGCCAAAGATACTGTTGAATTCAGTCTTGAGAGAGGATATCAGACTAATAAACATGCTGTACCGAGACTTGCCATAGTCCACAGAGGGGTTTGAGGTCTCCAGCTTAGAGACAATGTTGCCAAAGGGGTAGACTATGCTGACGTAGTCAAACAGGTGGAAGAGCCAGGAGTAGATAAAGTTTGTCCCAACTCCACAGAGAAGCATGAGGTTGATCAAGTACCCAGTATGTTTTCCAAGGTCACTAGAAAGCTCTGTGATGAGGAGATTGAGGTAAACGGCGGAGAGAATGCTGAATGCAACAGTGAGTACCTTCACAAGCCAGAGGCGATTAGGGTCAACAATCTGGAACCTCAGTAGAAGAAAGATTATCCTGCAGACTATAAAGATATACTCCTTtagaatggaagagttaTCCTTCTCACTCTTGTTGGGAACATCCACTTGGACAGTCTTGGAGTCAGCCAGTAAAGCCACTCTGCTACGACCTGTTGAGGCAGCTAATTGACTGGTGGCCTTTACACGCATAGCTACTTCTGCCAGATTCTGGGTGGTAGACTTGAGTAGTTGGTCATGGAAATCAGTCTTCATATAAGTAGCCTCAATCTCTGGAGAGTAGGATGTTACTAGCACAGCAAACTTTCCAGTCTTCTTGACAAGGTCCACAACCTTGGGATACATTTCATCCCTTTTGTCTATAGATTCTATCTCTTCTGTCAGTGACTTAAACTTGGCTCTGTAACAACTTATCATGCACTTGACCTTTGTGATCCTACATTCTACTATATCTATGGCCTTTGTTAGTACCTCCTTCACATCCTCAAGAGTGTTGAGAACACCACAAAGCTGCTCACAAAACTGGAATAGTTGACAGTCAAGTTTACTAGCAAGACAATACAAAGTTGGGAGTTCCTTTTCCATGCATTTAAGGAGACAGGTAATCTTATCAATGGAGCAGCCCAGTCTGTCTCCACAGCAACAGTTTAGTTTTAGGCATGCTaattcttcctttttcttttcttcgGTAACCTTGCAATAACAGTTATCATCCTTACAGTCACACTTGCAGGAGATAGCAGATGGTTGACATTTAGTTTCAGATTCTGAATTTTTACAGCACTCACCACAAAAGAACATGTTCGTGGTGTAAGAACAAAGTAGGCACttttcacatttatgaACGCAGTTTCCCTCATCTTTGTGGCTATTTTCACATTCACACTTAGTTTGATCAATCTTCGTACAGCAACATTTGCAACAATCTCCCTCAGGAGGTTTGCAATTTTCTCCACATTTAAGTCCACAAATTACGTAGCATCTAAAAAGGTCTCTCCAACATATTCTACAGCTACAGTTGCATTTACAATCCGCGCTA
Above is a genomic segment from Theileria equi strain WA chromosome 4 map unlocalized gcontig_1105316255041, whole genome shotgun sequence containing:
- a CDS encoding conserved hypothetical protein (encoded by transcript BEWA_045310A), with the protein product MSNTRALRLAYDHLCEAEDKILRELKELEGVAHTHLKSTQETFSSSPLVDVQVNIDGKLDEIASFGDKLKVAANESNGALRNLRCGIKIIETVTALYNSASKILASFKDGPSDEDVRSYINSVELAKANGHWDNVYMVISRGHIGDVVSSLRKLTLETLRSKAAVPDSKLLTKFAVALGIEKEAYQAHLTSAKSDTATKSSKLYSGTTLKNECSTLARVVHNAEKMLLEQASIVREELGSVYYIEFCREIHSDTSREAVAILTEFIKTNFGEDFNLEQILTTIEPDETKDEKLLDTMAGLSSLWNEFEAALKESTSPVYAKLLVTLGNVSDEFSNDGLVQLSPATKLIQSILAIYVKLEHSFATKSVENAIAIEDAIDFTPEYADSASTSTIVDDTFFILQKSQHRAIGTGDIQAACAILNQVSSIISSELKEALFRNLLESQSIYEIWVQDIESMSSDSWYTVLEDHFKRSKINTPETISSKYSFTHCLSNIEESLNLLIKFKKEVCECFNVAFLNDGKDTNLVVENTVQALDLVKGELEQLQNDACNCALNILKENMTEPLNVFSRIDFDINEETYTEYQDDEPFLSELVTVLHATFTHIERYYSPQIGSKCINNLIERICKYLETTTLNKKFSIYGAVYFDETIRSLMSTCSSHDQKIRKRFANLLQISDVLNVSSIDEVQVFKDSGDYSIDVDKYVSLRVDLATDDEESM